The following proteins come from a genomic window of Eisenibacter elegans DSM 3317:
- a CDS encoding NUDIX domain-containing protein, producing MKVSAEIAQITAAFGKQLRVRVSGICVVAGELLLVKHTHIGRGGYLWAPPGGGMQYGEPATQALQREFLEETGLEVGVGSLLFVNEYLEAPLHAMELFFEVHITGGALTQGQDPELGAEAQIIREVAFMPWEALKAEPPYCLHSRLRQSNTLAEFGQSTGYFFANS from the coding sequence ATGAAAGTATCAGCAGAGATAGCACAGATAACAGCCGCTTTTGGCAAGCAGTTGCGGGTGCGTGTCAGCGGTATTTGTGTGGTGGCAGGCGAATTGCTGTTGGTCAAGCATACCCACATTGGCCGAGGCGGCTACCTGTGGGCTCCGCCCGGAGGGGGGATGCAATATGGCGAACCGGCAACTCAAGCGCTACAGCGGGAATTTTTGGAAGAAACCGGCCTAGAGGTAGGCGTTGGGTCTTTGCTTTTTGTGAATGAGTACCTCGAAGCACCCCTACACGCAATGGAGCTGTTTTTTGAAGTACACATTACCGGAGGGGCACTTACCCAAGGCCAAGACCCTGAGCTGGGAGCAGAGGCTCAAATTATCCGAGAGGTTGCCTTTATGCCTTGGGAGGCGCTCAAGGCTGAGCCGCCGTACTGCCTACACAGCCGCCTGCGCCAAAGCAACACCTTGGCTGAATTTGGCCAAAGCACTGGCTATTTCTTTGCAAACAGCTAG
- the tuf gene encoding elongation factor Tu translates to MAKETFDRSKPHVNIGTIGHVDHGKTTLTAAITKVLAEKGLSEAKSFDQIDNAPEEKERGITINTSHVEYQTAARHYAHVDCPGHADYVKNMVTGAAQMDGAILVVAATDGPMPQTREHILLARQVGVPALVVFMNKVDLVDDEELLELVEMEVRELLSFYQFPGDDIPVIKGSALGGLNGEAQWVDKIMELMDAVDNYIPLPERAVDKDFLMPIEDVFSITGRGTVATGRIERGVINSGDPVQILGMGAEDLTSTVTGVEMFRKILDRGEAGDNVGLLLRGIEKTQIRRGMVICKPKSVTPHFQFKAEVYVLSKEEGGRHTPFFNKYRPQFYLRTTDVTGEISLPDGVEMVMPGDNITLTVNLINAVALEKGLRFAIREGGRTIGAGQVTEILA, encoded by the coding sequence ATGGCTAAAGAAACGTTTGACCGTTCCAAACCACACGTGAACATTGGTACTATTGGACACGTTGACCATGGCAAAACTACACTGACTGCCGCTATCACTAAAGTATTGGCAGAAAAAGGCTTGTCAGAAGCTAAATCATTTGACCAAATCGACAACGCACCTGAAGAGAAAGAACGCGGTATCACTATCAATACTTCACACGTAGAATACCAAACTGCTGCTCGTCACTATGCACACGTGGACTGCCCAGGCCACGCCGACTATGTGAAAAACATGGTTACTGGTGCTGCGCAGATGGACGGTGCAATTCTTGTTGTAGCCGCTACTGACGGTCCAATGCCCCAAACTCGTGAACACATCCTTTTGGCTCGCCAAGTAGGTGTTCCTGCACTTGTAGTGTTCATGAACAAAGTAGACTTGGTAGACGACGAAGAGCTTCTCGAGCTTGTAGAAATGGAAGTACGTGAATTGTTGAGCTTCTACCAATTCCCTGGCGATGACATCCCTGTTATCAAAGGTTCTGCTTTGGGTGGCCTCAACGGTGAAGCACAGTGGGTTGACAAAATCATGGAATTGATGGACGCTGTAGACAACTACATTCCTCTTCCTGAGCGTGCTGTTGATAAGGACTTCTTGATGCCTATCGAAGACGTATTCTCTATCACTGGTCGTGGTACTGTAGCTACAGGCCGTATCGAGCGCGGTGTAATCAACTCTGGTGACCCCGTTCAAATCTTGGGTATGGGTGCAGAAGACTTGACGTCAACTGTAACTGGTGTTGAGATGTTCCGTAAGATTCTTGACCGTGGTGAAGCTGGTGATAACGTAGGTCTCTTGCTACGTGGTATTGAGAAAACTCAAATCCGCCGTGGTATGGTTATCTGCAAACCTAAGAGTGTAACTCCTCACTTCCAGTTCAAGGCTGAAGTATACGTATTGTCTAAAGAAGAAGGTGGTCGTCATACCCCATTCTTTAACAAATACCGCCCTCAGTTCTACCTACGTACTACTGACGTAACTGGTGAAATTTCTCTTCCTGATGGCGTAGAAATGGTTATGCCTGGTGATAACATCACTTTGACAGTAAACCTTATCAATGCCGTAGCACTCGAAAAAGGTCTTCGCTTCGCTATCCGTGAAGGTGGCCGTACCATCGGTGCAGGTCAGGTAACTGAAATTCTCGCATAG
- the rpoB gene encoding DNA-directed RNA polymerase subunit beta, which translates to MQTSHLYGRHSFAKVKTIVDYPDFLDIQLQSFKDFFQIDTPPEERRDEGLFKVFFENFPISDSRENFVLEFVDYSIDPPKYSVDECIDRGLTYSIPLKAKLRLSCNDEDNEEFQTIEQEVFLGNIPYMTEKGSFVINGAERVIVSQLHRSPGVFFAQSKHTNGTKLYSARIIPFKGSWIEFTTDVNNVMYAYIDRKKKFPVTTLLRVIGYGTDKQILDLFNLSEEIEANAKNLKKVVGRKLAARVLRTWTEDFVDEDTGEVVSIVRNDVLLERDSIIEAEDVEVIVESGSQTIILHREDVNIADFSIIYNTLQKDNSNSEKEALETIYRQLRNTEAPDEQTARELIQSLFFSEKRYDLGEVGRYRINKKLDLTIDSEVRVLTEEDIVSIIKYLIGLINSKAVVDDIDHLSNRRVRTVGEQLYTQFGVGLARMARTIRERMNVRDNEDFKPVDLINARTLSSVINSFFGTNQLSQFMDQTNPLSEITHKRRMSALGPGGLSRERAGFEVRDVHYTHYGRLCTIETPEGPNIGLISSLCVHAKVNSMGFIETPYRIVREGKVTDDLIYLTAEEEDNHYIAQANLPIDEKGNFLRDRLKARFEGDFPVVEPDTLTYMDVAPNQIVSVAASMIPFLEHDDANRALMGSNMQRQAVPLFRPQAPIVGTGLEGRAALDSRALVVAEHDGVVTYVDATKITIQYDYTEKLSLISFDDNIVTYNLVKFRRTNQDTCINLKPMVHKGQRVKQGDVLCEGYATEGGELALGVNLMVAFMPWQGYNFEDAIVISEKVVREDILTSLHIEEYDLEVRDTKRGEEELTSEIPNVSEEAIKYLDENGIVSVGTRVREGDILIGKITPKGESDPTPEEKLLRAIFGDKAGDVKDASLKAPPSMNGVIIETKLFSRPKKDKDSRDKAKQQVRDLMAEYSKDLTKIRHIMLEKVTTLLEGKTCKGIKHKFGEEIMSSGVKFTRKNIEQNLFPDKNVFRDESSYNVPEEVNLIGDLLLDNATDDADTNETLVALVKNYNKRRNEISGNFKRERFAIEVGDELPTGIVKLAKVYIAKKRKLRVGDKMAGRHGNKGVVSKIVPEEDMPFLADGTPVDIVLNPLGVPSRMNLGQIYETMLGWAGKILNKKYATPIFDGATEEEVAKEVAAAGIPAFGRTVLYDGLTGEAFDQPVTVGIIYMLKLGHLVDDKMHARSIGPYSLITQQPLGGKAQFGGQRFGEMEVWALEAFGASHVLQEILTVKSDDVIGRAKAYEAIVKGENIPTPNIPESFNVLVHELRGLALEITLE; encoded by the coding sequence ATGCAAACTTCTCATCTCTACGGAAGGCACAGTTTTGCCAAGGTAAAAACCATCGTCGATTACCCTGACTTCTTGGACATTCAGCTACAATCCTTTAAAGACTTCTTTCAGATAGACACTCCGCCTGAAGAAAGAAGAGACGAAGGGCTTTTCAAGGTGTTTTTTGAGAACTTTCCTATCTCAGATTCCCGCGAAAATTTTGTACTGGAGTTTGTGGACTATTCTATAGACCCTCCCAAGTATTCCGTTGATGAGTGCATTGACCGTGGGCTTACCTATTCCATTCCACTCAAAGCCAAACTCCGTCTTTCTTGTAACGACGAAGACAACGAAGAGTTTCAGACCATCGAGCAAGAGGTATTTTTGGGCAATATTCCTTATATGACCGAAAAAGGCTCTTTTGTCATCAATGGTGCTGAGCGGGTCATTGTATCTCAGTTGCACCGCTCTCCAGGGGTGTTTTTTGCGCAAAGCAAACACACCAACGGTACCAAGCTATACTCTGCCCGTATTATCCCCTTCAAAGGGTCTTGGATTGAATTTACGACCGACGTAAACAACGTCATGTATGCTTATATCGACCGTAAAAAGAAATTCCCAGTAACTACCCTCCTACGGGTGATTGGGTATGGTACTGACAAGCAAATCTTGGATCTCTTCAATCTTTCGGAAGAGATTGAGGCCAATGCCAAAAACCTCAAAAAAGTAGTGGGGCGTAAGCTAGCCGCACGGGTATTGCGTACTTGGACAGAGGACTTTGTAGACGAAGATACCGGCGAGGTAGTATCTATTGTCCGAAATGATGTGCTCTTGGAGCGTGATTCTATCATCGAAGCCGAAGACGTAGAGGTAATCGTAGAATCAGGTAGCCAAACCATCATCTTGCACCGGGAGGATGTCAATATTGCTGACTTCTCTATCATCTACAATACGCTCCAAAAAGATAATTCTAACTCTGAGAAAGAAGCCTTAGAGACCATCTACCGCCAACTTCGTAACACAGAAGCCCCTGACGAGCAGACGGCACGAGAGCTGATCCAGAGTTTGTTCTTTAGCGAAAAACGATACGACCTAGGCGAAGTAGGGCGCTACCGTATCAACAAAAAACTTGACCTGACTATCGACAGCGAAGTACGTGTCTTGACAGAAGAGGACATCGTGTCGATTATCAAATATCTTATCGGCCTTATCAACTCTAAGGCTGTGGTCGATGATATTGACCACTTGAGCAACCGCCGCGTACGTACTGTAGGCGAGCAGCTCTATACACAGTTTGGTGTAGGCTTGGCACGTATGGCGCGTACCATCCGCGAGCGGATGAACGTGCGTGACAATGAGGATTTCAAACCTGTGGATTTGATCAATGCCCGTACGCTCTCGTCGGTCATCAACTCCTTCTTTGGAACCAACCAGCTGTCGCAGTTTATGGATCAGACCAACCCCTTGTCTGAGATTACCCACAAACGCCGTATGTCAGCGCTCGGCCCCGGAGGCCTTTCACGCGAGCGTGCAGGCTTTGAGGTGCGCGACGTTCACTATACGCACTATGGCCGCCTATGTACCATCGAAACCCCTGAAGGCCCCAATATCGGTCTGATTTCTTCGCTTTGCGTACACGCCAAAGTGAACAGTATGGGCTTTATCGAAACCCCTTACCGCATCGTACGAGAGGGTAAGGTAACCGATGACCTAATTTACCTGACTGCCGAAGAAGAAGACAACCACTACATCGCTCAGGCCAACTTGCCTATCGATGAAAAAGGAAACTTCTTGCGCGACCGACTCAAAGCCCGATTTGAGGGAGACTTCCCTGTGGTGGAGCCGGATACGCTGACTTATATGGACGTAGCGCCAAACCAAATCGTATCGGTGGCGGCTTCTATGATTCCATTCTTGGAACATGACGACGCCAACCGTGCCTTGATGGGCTCAAACATGCAGCGCCAAGCCGTGCCTCTATTCCGCCCACAAGCCCCTATCGTAGGTACTGGACTTGAAGGCCGCGCCGCGCTCGATTCCCGCGCACTAGTAGTAGCCGAACACGACGGCGTAGTAACTTATGTGGATGCTACCAAGATTACCATCCAATATGACTACACCGAAAAACTGAGCCTTATTTCTTTTGACGACAACATCGTTACCTACAACTTGGTGAAGTTCCGCCGTACCAACCAAGATACCTGCATCAACCTCAAGCCTATGGTTCACAAAGGGCAACGCGTCAAACAAGGCGATGTGCTTTGCGAAGGATATGCCACTGAGGGTGGAGAGCTGGCTTTGGGTGTCAACCTAATGGTCGCCTTTATGCCTTGGCAAGGATACAACTTTGAAGATGCGATTGTTATCTCTGAAAAAGTAGTGCGCGAAGATATTCTGACTTCACTACACATCGAAGAGTATGACCTCGAAGTACGCGATACCAAGCGTGGGGAAGAAGAGTTGACCTCTGAAATCCCGAACGTTAGCGAAGAGGCTATCAAATACCTCGACGAAAACGGTATCGTATCAGTAGGTACTCGTGTACGCGAAGGCGATATCCTGATTGGTAAGATTACGCCCAAGGGCGAAAGTGATCCTACTCCTGAGGAGAAACTATTGCGTGCTATCTTCGGAGATAAGGCCGGCGATGTGAAAGATGCTTCTCTCAAGGCGCCCCCATCAATGAACGGAGTCATTATTGAGACCAAGCTCTTCTCAAGACCCAAAAAAGACAAAGACTCTCGCGATAAAGCCAAACAACAAGTGCGTGACCTGATGGCCGAGTACAGCAAGGACTTGACCAAAATCCGCCACATTATGCTTGAAAAAGTAACGACCCTGCTCGAAGGCAAAACCTGCAAGGGTATCAAGCATAAGTTTGGAGAAGAGATTATGAGCAGCGGAGTGAAATTCACTCGCAAAAATATAGAGCAGAATCTGTTCCCTGATAAGAACGTCTTCCGCGACGAGAGCAGCTACAACGTACCCGAAGAAGTAAATCTCATCGGTGACCTACTGCTCGACAATGCTACTGATGATGCCGATACAAACGAAACGCTGGTGGCGCTAGTGAAAAACTACAACAAACGCCGCAACGAAATTTCGGGCAACTTCAAGCGCGAACGCTTTGCCATCGAAGTAGGAGACGAACTGCCTACGGGTATTGTCAAGCTGGCCAAAGTATACATTGCCAAAAAACGTAAACTACGTGTGGGTGATAAAATGGCCGGTCGCCACGGTAACAAAGGGGTTGTCTCTAAAATCGTTCCCGAAGAAGATATGCCGTTCTTGGCCGATGGCACTCCGGTAGATATTGTACTCAACCCACTAGGCGTACCTTCGCGTATGAACTTGGGGCAAATCTATGAGACTATGCTCGGCTGGGCAGGTAAGATTCTGAATAAGAAATATGCCACCCCAATCTTTGACGGCGCTACCGAAGAGGAAGTAGCCAAAGAAGTAGCCGCCGCCGGAATACCTGCATTTGGACGTACAGTCTTGTATGATGGCTTGACGGGAGAGGCCTTCGACCAACCCGTTACGGTAGGTATTATTTATATGCTCAAACTCGGCCACTTGGTGGACGATAAGATGCACGCCCGCTCTATCGGCCCTTATTCACTCATCACCCAACAACCTCTTGGCGGTAAAGCCCAATTTGGTGGGCAGCGCTTCGGGGAAATGGAAGTATGGGCATTGGAAGCCTTTGGTGCTTCACACGTCTTGCAAGAGATTCTGACCGTTAAGTCTGATGATGTTATCGGTCGTGCCAAAGCTTATGAAGCTATCGTGAAGGGAGAAAATATCCCAACCCCCAATATCCCTGAGTCATTCAACGTATTGGTACACGAGCTTCGCGGCCTCGCCCTCGAAATCACGCTGGAGTAA
- a CDS encoding MBL fold metallo-hydrolase RNA specificity domain-containing protein: MKLTFWGAAQQVTGSMFLLTLESEYNILIDCGMDMAHGEAVETAHYGLFPFEASQIHAVVLTHAHLDHSGFLPNLIREGFEGKIYCTAPTRDLTQLLLEDAASLNMRKLKRAEKEKYRARNKKRGFSPDINTDRLYMLPHVASALSHFEVVPFSQRIRLTKDAWLTLLPAGHLLGAASVVIEVKEGEETKRLCFSGDVGRFNYPLLPDPHPMPQVDYLISESTYGSRRHEDTESPEKLLYDIIKEACIDKPGKLIIPAFSVGRTQALLYTLKKLCAQGLMPPIKIYADSPLAFMSTKVYAHYPKWLNQEAQDFLKQNTELFDFENLIYVENMRDSKTLATQREACVIISSSGMIHGGRVEHHVRKNLSNPNATILMIGYAAEGTLGHELLNGRKSLEIAKNKEVPVLANIRKIDIFSGHGDLDDLLYFVRQQPTDQLKKVFLVHGEVNAMQDFRQTLAQEGYTQVEVPQKGDAFEL; encoded by the coding sequence ATGAAATTAACCTTTTGGGGCGCTGCCCAACAAGTAACCGGCAGCATGTTTTTGCTCACCCTTGAGAGTGAGTACAACATTTTGATAGATTGTGGAATGGATATGGCACACGGCGAAGCTGTTGAAACAGCTCACTATGGGCTATTCCCTTTTGAAGCCTCCCAGATACATGCCGTTGTGTTGACCCACGCCCACCTCGACCACTCCGGCTTCTTACCCAATCTCATCCGCGAAGGGTTTGAAGGGAAAATATACTGTACGGCTCCTACCCGTGACCTGACCCAGCTCCTGCTGGAAGATGCCGCCTCGCTCAATATGCGCAAGCTCAAACGCGCTGAGAAGGAAAAATACCGCGCCCGCAACAAAAAACGCGGCTTCAGCCCCGATATCAATACTGACCGCCTCTATATGTTGCCGCACGTAGCCTCGGCGCTGAGCCATTTTGAAGTCGTGCCGTTTTCTCAACGCATTCGGCTCACCAAGGATGCCTGGCTCACCTTATTGCCCGCAGGGCATCTACTGGGCGCAGCCAGTGTAGTGATAGAAGTAAAAGAAGGAGAAGAAACCAAGCGCCTCTGCTTCTCAGGAGACGTAGGTCGGTTCAACTATCCGCTACTGCCCGATCCACACCCCATGCCTCAGGTCGATTACCTTATTAGCGAAAGCACCTACGGCAGCCGCCGCCATGAAGACACTGAGAGTCCGGAGAAATTACTCTATGATATCATCAAAGAAGCCTGTATCGACAAACCCGGCAAGCTGATTATCCCGGCTTTTAGCGTTGGCCGCACACAAGCCTTATTATATACACTCAAAAAACTCTGCGCTCAGGGGCTGATGCCTCCCATCAAGATATATGCTGACAGCCCCTTGGCTTTTATGAGTACCAAGGTATATGCGCATTACCCCAAGTGGCTCAACCAAGAAGCCCAAGACTTCCTCAAACAAAATACTGAGCTCTTTGACTTCGAGAACCTTATATATGTAGAGAATATGCGCGACAGCAAGACCCTGGCCACCCAGCGCGAAGCCTGTGTGATTATCTCCTCTTCTGGTATGATTCACGGAGGCCGCGTAGAGCATCACGTCCGCAAAAACCTCTCAAACCCCAACGCCACCATTCTCATGATTGGCTATGCTGCTGAGGGAACCCTAGGCCACGAACTGCTCAACGGACGCAAAAGCCTAGAAATAGCCAAAAACAAAGAAGTACCCGTCTTGGCCAACATCCGTAAGATTGACATCTTCAGTGGCCATGGCGATTTGGACGACCTGCTATACTTTGTAAGGCAACAACCCACCGACCAACTCAAAAAAGTTTTCTTGGTTCACGGAGAAGTCAACGCCATGCAAGACTTCCGCCAAACCCTTGCTCAAGAGGGATATACACAAGTAGAAGTACCCCAAAAAGGAGATGCCTTCGAGCTCTAA
- the rplL gene encoding 50S ribosomal protein L7/L12 yields the protein MADLKEFAEKLVNLSLKEVTELVGILKDEYGIEPAAAAVAVAAPAGGDGGAAAAAEQTSFDVVLKEAGPNKLKIVKTVKEMTGAGLKEAKEMVDGAPKAIKEGVSKDEAEALKAALEADGAVVELK from the coding sequence ATGGCAGATTTAAAAGAATTCGCTGAAAAGTTAGTAAACTTGTCTCTTAAAGAAGTGACTGAGTTGGTTGGCATCTTGAAAGATGAGTACGGCATCGAGCCTGCAGCTGCTGCTGTAGCTGTAGCTGCCCCTGCTGGTGGCGATGGCGGTGCTGCTGCTGCTGCTGAGCAAACTTCTTTCGACGTAGTATTGAAAGAGGCCGGTCCTAACAAACTGAAAATCGTGAAAACGGTTAAAGAAATGACCGGTGCTGGCTTGAAAGAAGCGAAAGAAATGGTAGACGGCGCTCCTAAAGCAATCAAAGAAGGTGTTTCTAAAGACGAAGCAGAAGCTTTGAAAGCAGCTTTGGAAGCTGACGGCGCTGTTGTTGAATTAAAATAA
- the rplA gene encoding 50S ribosomal protein L1 gives MAKLTKKQKEALQKYDQSKAYSLEEAVRVVKEISNTRFDSSVDIDVRLGVDPRKADQMVRGVASLPHGTGKAVRVLVLCTPDKEEEAKNAGAEFVGLDDYIEQIEKGWTDIDVIITMPTVMAKVGKLGRVLGPRGLMPNPKSGTVTMDVGAAVQEVKAGKIDFKVDKTGIIHASIGKASFAPEQLVENAMELLNTLNKLKPSAAKGTYMKSIYLSSTMSPSVAVDKSTVPGL, from the coding sequence ATGGCAAAATTAACGAAAAAACAAAAAGAAGCGCTACAAAAATACGACCAATCAAAGGCTTACTCTTTGGAGGAGGCCGTGCGTGTGGTGAAAGAAATTAGCAACACCCGCTTTGATTCTTCTGTCGATATTGATGTACGCTTAGGAGTAGACCCCCGCAAAGCCGACCAAATGGTGCGCGGTGTAGCTTCGTTGCCACACGGAACCGGTAAAGCTGTTCGTGTATTGGTACTCTGTACTCCAGACAAGGAGGAAGAAGCCAAAAACGCAGGCGCTGAGTTCGTAGGCTTAGATGACTATATCGAGCAGATTGAAAAAGGTTGGACTGACATAGACGTGATTATCACCATGCCTACTGTCATGGCCAAAGTAGGGAAACTGGGTCGCGTATTAGGACCTCGAGGCTTGATGCCTAACCCCAAATCTGGCACTGTAACGATGGATGTAGGTGCTGCCGTGCAGGAAGTAAAAGCTGGTAAAATCGACTTCAAAGTTGATAAAACCGGTATCATTCACGCCAGCATCGGAAAAGCTTCTTTTGCACCCGAACAATTGGTAGAAAACGCCATGGAGCTGTTGAATACACTCAACAAACTTAAGCCTTCTGCCGCCAAGGGTACTTACATGAAGTCTATCTACCTCTCCAGTACTATGAGTCCTTCAGTAGCAGTGGACAAAAGCACTGTTCCGGGCTTATAA
- the secE gene encoding preprotein translocase subunit SecE, with translation MNKLISFVTDSFHELRYKVTWPKYSELQSNSTLVLVASLIFALLIGAMDFVFDGFMNWFYESF, from the coding sequence ATGAACAAGCTTATCTCATTTGTAACCGATTCATTTCACGAATTGCGCTACAAAGTAACTTGGCCAAAATACAGCGAACTACAAAGCAACTCGACACTAGTGTTGGTTGCCTCGCTTATTTTTGCATTACTCATCGGAGCCATGGACTTTGTCTTTGATGGGTTTATGAATTGGTTCTACGAATCATTCTAA
- the trxA gene encoding thioredoxin has protein sequence MGKALELTDANFQEVISGDKPVLVDFWAEWCGPCQMIAPTIEELAGEYEGKAVIAKLDVDNNPNASMQFGVRSIPTLLIFKNGQVVDKQIGVVPKNVLAQKLEAQI, from the coding sequence ATGGGAAAAGCATTAGAACTTACCGATGCAAACTTTCAGGAAGTCATCAGTGGTGACAAACCTGTCTTGGTAGATTTCTGGGCCGAATGGTGTGGCCCCTGCCAAATGATAGCTCCTACCATTGAAGAACTAGCCGGTGAATATGAAGGAAAAGCCGTCATCGCAAAGCTTGATGTAGATAATAACCCTAACGCTTCTATGCAGTTTGGTGTACGCAGCATCCCTACCCTGCTGATTTTCAAAAATGGCCAAGTGGTAGACAAGCAAATCGGTGTAGTACCCAAAAATGTATTGGCGCAAAAACTTGAAGCACAAATCTAA
- the nusG gene encoding transcription termination/antitermination protein NusG, whose protein sequence is MSDYRWYAVRSIAGQEKKAIGYLELELSRKNLQDNVPQILIPTEKVYEVRNGKKKLRERSYLPGYILIQADLSNGEVIPVITNVPGIIGFLGSEAGASKEPIPLRQDEVDRILGNVSAKSDEEEKLETPFIVGEHVKVTDGPFNDFTGVVQEVFEERKRLNVMVKIFGRNTLVELNYMQVEKQD, encoded by the coding sequence ATGAGTGATTACAGATGGTATGCGGTCAGGTCTATTGCCGGCCAAGAAAAGAAAGCCATTGGCTATCTTGAGCTGGAGCTAAGCCGCAAAAACCTGCAAGATAACGTACCCCAAATCCTTATCCCAACAGAGAAGGTGTATGAGGTGCGTAATGGCAAGAAGAAACTACGCGAACGTAGCTATTTGCCTGGATATATCCTCATCCAAGCTGATCTCAGCAACGGAGAGGTGATTCCCGTAATCACGAATGTACCCGGTATCATCGGCTTCCTTGGTAGCGAGGCCGGCGCATCTAAAGAGCCTATCCCGCTACGCCAAGACGAAGTAGACCGCATACTTGGCAATGTAAGCGCCAAGTCGGACGAAGAAGAGAAGCTAGAAACGCCGTTTATCGTAGGCGAGCACGTCAAAGTAACCGACGGGCCATTCAACGATTTTACGGGCGTGGTTCAAGAAGTATTCGAAGAGCGTAAGAGACTGAATGTAATGGTGAAGATTTTTGGTAGAAATACGCTCGTAGAACTTAACTATATGCAGGTAGAAAAGCAAGACTAG
- the rplK gene encoding 50S ribosomal protein L11, giving the protein MAKEILGYLKLQVKGGQANPSPPIGPALGSKGINIMEFCKQFNARTQDKMGQVLPVVITYYKDKSFEFIIKTPPTPVLLKEALKLKSGSAEPNRKKVGELPWDKVREIAEIKMPDLNAFTIESAMRMVAGTARSMGIKVTGKAPWETE; this is encoded by the coding sequence ATGGCAAAAGAGATTCTTGGGTATTTAAAGTTGCAAGTTAAAGGCGGGCAAGCCAACCCATCCCCCCCCATCGGCCCTGCCTTGGGTAGTAAAGGGATTAACATCATGGAGTTCTGTAAGCAGTTTAATGCTCGTACACAGGACAAAATGGGTCAGGTTTTGCCGGTAGTAATCACTTACTACAAAGACAAGTCCTTTGAGTTCATCATTAAAACCCCTCCCACTCCGGTGTTGCTTAAAGAAGCACTCAAGCTCAAGTCCGGCTCTGCCGAACCCAATCGTAAGAAAGTTGGTGAGCTGCCTTGGGACAAAGTCAGAGAGATTGCAGAAATCAAAATGCCTGACTTGAATGCATTCACGATTGAATCGGCCATGCGCATGGTAGCCGGTACCGCCCGTAGTATGGGTATAAAGGTAACAGGCAAAGCCCCATGGGAAACCGAGTAA
- the rplJ gene encoding 50S ribosomal protein L10, with product MTREDKAQVIEELKEKFANTTYFYIANAEGMTVEQINSFRRACFEKGIEYKVYKNTLIKKALESLETDYTPFNEKVLKGVSGVMFTNEAGNLPARVLKEFRKGANKPVLKGASIDSSFYYGDDSLDALTKIKSREELLADLAGMLMSPAQNLASALQSSGAKLAGALEAYAKKLEEGSAQ from the coding sequence ATGACAAGAGAGGATAAAGCTCAAGTAATCGAAGAACTGAAAGAGAAGTTTGCCAATACAACGTATTTCTACATTGCCAATGCCGAAGGCATGACCGTGGAGCAAATCAATAGCTTCCGCCGCGCTTGCTTCGAAAAAGGCATCGAATACAAAGTATACAAAAACACGCTCATCAAGAAAGCCTTAGAATCACTCGAAACAGACTATACACCTTTCAATGAAAAGGTGCTCAAAGGTGTTTCAGGTGTGATGTTTACCAACGAAGCAGGTAACTTGCCTGCAAGGGTGCTCAAGGAGTTTAGAAAAGGTGCTAACAAACCGGTGCTCAAAGGTGCTTCCATCGACTCTTCATTTTATTATGGAGACGATTCCTTAGACGCGCTGACCAAGATCAAGTCTCGCGAGGAGTTACTCGCCGATTTGGCTGGTATGTTGATGTCGCCTGCTCAAAACCTTGCTTCTGCCTTGCAAAGCAGCGGTGCCAAGCTTGCTGGTGCGCTCGAAGCCTACGCCAAGAAATTGGAAGAAGGCAGCGCTCAATAA